One genomic window of Micropterus dolomieu isolate WLL.071019.BEF.003 ecotype Adirondacks linkage group LG14, ASM2129224v1, whole genome shotgun sequence includes the following:
- the LOC123982772 gene encoding zinc finger protein 503-like → MITSPTVSVLRNSTNPAWESGSSGEKGAVKISQLSVYNSVSPADPSRQASRLPIKVLKMLTARAGHLLHPEYLQPLPSTPVGPIELDAKKSPLALLAQTCSQIGKPDPPSSSKLSSVTSNGSSDKETKSGPLKMSDIGADDKSSFKPYSKSSEKKDSSSSLSGDKTSFRVPSATCQPFTPRTGSPSSCTSVSPLPADGKAGDKEEKKESDSNKSSTAESNGSHRISGITSDGSQHQENTSGSKTVTSDSPSVTSSSSSVLSSGLVAPVSPYKPGHTVFPLPPAGISYPGSLAGAYAGYPQPFLPHGMTLDPTKSSSQLLSAQFAAASSLGCSKAGTSPLAGASPPSLMSASLCRDPYCLSYHCTSHLSGASSANCGHDSAAAAAAALKSGYPIMYPTHTLHGVHSSAPAFSGHPLYPYGFMLPNDPLPHVCNWVSANGPCDKRFSSSEELLSHLRTHTAFAGTEKLISGYPGSSSLANAAAAAAMACHMHMPPNGSPGSPGTLALRGPHHPLGLSSRYHPYSKSPLPTPGAPVPVPAATGPYYSPYAFYGQRLTTASALGYQ, encoded by the exons ATGATCACATCGCCCACGGTCTCTGTCCTGAGAAATAGCACGAATCCAGCGTGGGAGAGCGGCTCCTCGGGGGAGAAGGGCGCAGTGAAGATCAGCCAGCTATCCGTATACAACTCCGTCTCTCCTGCAGACCCTTCTCGCCAAGCCAGTCGTCTTCCCATAAaggttttgaaaatgcttaCGGCACGAGCAGGACACCTTTTACACCCGGAGTACCTTCAGCCTTTACCGTCCACCCCGGTCGGTCCCATCGAG CTGGATGCCAAGAAAAGTCCCCTGGCTCTTTTGGCGCAAACGTGCTCTCAGATCGGCAAACCGGACCCGCCGTCCTCCTCTAAGCTGTCCTCAGTTACCTCAAATGGATCTAGTGACAAGGAGACCAAATCTGGTCCGCTGAAAATGAGCGACATCGGAGCCGACGACAAATCTAGCTTCAAACCTTACTCCAAATCGTCTGAGAAgaaggactcgagcagcagcctCAGTGGAGACAAAACCAGTTTCCGAGTGCCTAGCGCCACCTGCCAGCCGTTCACCCCCAGGACAGGCAGCCCCAGCTCCTGCACCTCAGTCTCTCCACTGCCGGCTGACGGCAAAGCGGGGgacaaggaggaaaaaaaggagtCTGATAGCAATAAAAGCAGTACGGCAGAGAGTAATGGCAGCCATAGGATAAGTGGAATTACCTCGGATGGCAGCCAACACCAGGAGAACACATCTGGATCCAAGACTGTTACATCAGACTCACCATCTGTAACCTCGTCGTCATCCTCCGTCCTCAGCTCTGGACTGGTGGCCCCTGTTTCCCCATATAAGCCCGGTCATACAGTTTTCCCCTTGCCACCTGCTGGTATTTCCTATCCTGGAAGTTTAGCGGGTGCGTATGCGGGTTACCCGCAGCCATTCCTCCCTCATGGAATGACCCTTGACCCCACCAAATCCAGCAGTCAGCTTTTAAGTGCACAGTTTGCTGCTGCCAGCTCACTGGGATGCAGCAAAGCAGGAACGAGTCCCTTAGCTGGGGCTTCCCCGCCTTCTCTAATGTCTGCTAGTCTTTGTCGTGACCCGTACTGTCTGAGCTACCACTGCACAAGCCATTTGTCCGGTGCATCCAGCGCTAACTGCGGACATGATTCTGCGGCTGCCGCTGCTGCCGCGCTCAAATCTGGATACCCGATCATGTACCCGACGCACACGTTACACGGCGTGCATTCCTCGGCCCCAGCTTTCAGCGGACATCCCTTATATCCTTATGGGTTTATGCTGCCCAATGACCCCCTGCCGCACGTGTGTAACTGGGTGTCTGCTAACGGACCTTGCGATAAGCGCTTTTCCTCCTCCGAGGAGCTTCTCAGCCATTTGCGGACTCACACGGCCTTTGCCGGTACGGAGAAGTTGATATCTGGGTACCCGGGGTCGTCTTCTCTCGCCAACGCCGCTGCAGCCGCTGCTATGGCTTGTCACATGCATATGCCTCCCAATGGCAGCCCAGGCAGCCCCGGCACATTGGCCCTTAGGGGCCCCCATCACCCACTCGGACTGAGCAGCCGCTATCACCCCTATTCAAAGAGCCCCCTGCCCACACCCGGGGCCCCCGTGCCGGTGCCCGCAGCCACAGGGCCATATTACTCCCCATACGCCTTTTATGGACAAAGACTGACAACAGCCTCAGCCTTAGGATACCAGTAG